GCGCACGTACGACATCGCCGCGTTCGCCGACTCCTGCATCACCTCGCCGAGGCGGCCCGTAACGACCAGCTTGCCCGAGCCCGGCGTCACGGAGACTTCGGTCTGCAGCAGCTCTCCGCCCACTTCGGTGTACGCGAGGCCCGTGCACAGGCCCACGCGATCCTCGGTCTCCACCTCGCCGTGGCGGTGCTTGCGCACGCCGAGCAGCTTGCGCACCTGCACGGGCGAGATCTTCTGCTTCTTCGCCTTGTCCTTGCCTTCCTTCGCGACGGCGAGGGCGACCTTGCGGCACAGCGAGGCGAGCTCGCGCTCGAGGCTGCGCACGCCAGACTCGCGCGTGTAGTACCGGATGATCTCGAGAATCGCGGCGTCGTTGATGTCGATGTGCCGCTGTTCGAGGCCGTTCTGCTCGCGCACCTTCGGCACGAGGTAGTCGCGCGCGATCGCGAGCTTCTCGCTCTCGATGTACCCGGGCAGCTGGATGATCTCCATGCGGTCCTGCAGCGGCCGCGGGATCTGGTGCAGCACGTTCGCGGTGCAGATGAACATCACGCGCGAGAGGTCGTAGTCGATGTCGAGGTAGTGGTCGTTGAAGGTGTGATTCTGCTCGGGGTCGAGCACTTCGAGCAGCGCCGACGACGGGTCGCCGCGGAAGTCCATCGACATCTTGTCCACTTCGTCGAGCAGCACGACGGGATTGCCCGAGCCCGCCTTCTTGAGCGACTGGATGATCTTGCCGGGCAGCGCGCCGATGTACGTGCGCCGGTGCCCGCGGATCTCCGCCTCGTCGCGCACGCCGCCGAGGCTGATCCGCACGAAGTCGCGGCCGGTGGCTCGCGCAATCGACTTGCCGAGGGAGGTCTTGCCGACACCGGGCGGGCCCACGAGGCAGAGGATCGGGCCCTTCATCTTCTCGACCAGCGCCCTCACGGCGAGGTACTCGACGATGCGCTCCTTCGGCTTCTCGAGCCCGAAGTGGTCCTCGTCGAGCACGCGCTCCGCATCGCCGATCGAGTGGTTCTCGTCCTTGTACTCGTTCCACGGCAGCGAGAGCATCCAGTCGACGTAGTTGCGGACGACCGTCGCTTCCGCCGCCATCGGCGACATCATCTTCAGCTTCCGGATCTCCTTCTCGGTCCGGTCGCGCGCGTCGTCGGGTATCTTCTTCGCTTTGAGCTGCTCCTCCAGCTCCTGGATCTCGTTCTTGAGGTCGTCCTTCTCGCCGAGCTCCTTCTGGATCGCTCGCATCTGCTCGTTGAGGTAGTACTCCTTCTGCGAGCGCTCCATCTGCTTCTTCACGCGGCCGCGGATGCGCTTCTCGACTTCGAGCACCTCGATCTCGGCCTGCATCAGCGCGAACACTTCTTCGATGCGCTTGCCGGGGTCCGCGAGCTCGAGCAGGCGCTGGCGGTCTTCGAGCTTCGTGTTGAGGTGCGTCGCGATCGTGTCCGCGAGCTTGCCCGGTGCCTGGATCTGGCTGACCGACTGCAGCACCTCCGCGGGGACCTTCTTGTTCAGCTTCACGTAGTTGTCTAAGGTCTGGTGCACGCTGCGCACCAGCGCCTCGATCTCGGGCGTGCGCGGCTCGGTCTCTTCGAGCGCCTCGACGTCGGCCGTGAAGAACGGCTCCTGCTGCACGAAGCGCTTCACGCGCGCGCGCGCGCGGCCCTCGACCAGCACCTTCACGGTTTGGTCGGGCAGCCGTAACAACTGGATGATCGAGCCGAGCGTGCCGACGCGATAGATGTCCTCTTCGCCCGGCTCGTCCTTGCCGGCGGCGCGCTGCGCGGCGAGGAACAGCTCGCGTCCGTTGGCGGCGGCCTCCTCGAGCGCCTTGATCGACTTGGGCCGGCCCACGAACAGC
This genomic window from Deltaproteobacteria bacterium contains:
- the lon gene encoding endopeptidase La translates to MSFFKSDDPKGTPPAPVKAERVMPLLPLRDIVVFPTMVVPLFVGRPKSIKALEEAAANGRELFLAAQRAAGKDEPGEEDIYRVGTLGSIIQLLRLPDQTVKVLVEGRARARVKRFVQQEPFFTADVEALEETEPRTPEIEALVRSVHQTLDNYVKLNKKVPAEVLQSVSQIQAPGKLADTIATHLNTKLEDRQRLLELADPGKRIEEVFALMQAEIEVLEVEKRIRGRVKKQMERSQKEYYLNEQMRAIQKELGEKDDLKNEIQELEEQLKAKKIPDDARDRTEKEIRKLKMMSPMAAEATVVRNYVDWMLSLPWNEYKDENHSIGDAERVLDEDHFGLEKPKERIVEYLAVRALVEKMKGPILCLVGPPGVGKTSLGKSIARATGRDFVRISLGGVRDEAEIRGHRRTYIGALPGKIIQSLKKAGSGNPVVLLDEVDKMSMDFRGDPSSALLEVLDPEQNHTFNDHYLDIDYDLSRVMFICTANVLHQIPRPLQDRMEIIQLPGYIESEKLAIARDYLVPKVREQNGLEQRHIDINDAAILEIIRYYTRESGVRSLERELASLCRKVALAVAKEGKDKAKKQKISPVQVRKLLGVRKHRHGEVETEDRVGLCTGLAYTEVGGELLQTEVSVTPGSGKLVVTGRLGEVMQESANAAMSYVRSRGKQLGLVPDFYSKVDIHIHVPEGATPKDGPSAGITIATAITSALTRVPVKASVAMTGEITLRGRVLPIGGLKEKLIAALRGGIKTVVIPKENEKDLKEIPALITRGLKLVPVEHMDEVLVAALAHADVRGFLRAGEHVVEAIFAGAAAAPAAATEAPRIN